A window of Diabrotica virgifera virgifera chromosome 9, PGI_DIABVI_V3a contains these coding sequences:
- the LOC114340812 gene encoding uncharacterized protein LOC114340812 produces MADINKRKQPMSMEQKNLLIEYMRAHPQLKQKFSSTYTRKDSITMWTEITNILNATPGTQKDWKDWRKSWHDIQSRVKSKKGRLNSYYSGTGGGPALPDLSQSEEIVVEIIGNTAIEGMGNVRESEVAEINMNYETAEDHDLELDETNIQGDELTQPVSLSDTPTTSGASLRQKGHVEATTNSASAASKPRNVATQRLDTAINQSSEALQLLSDKLEVKREYYKSKLELMRREVTAKENIVSELKKVNVYLSQQFPDVDVSKL; encoded by the exons ATGGCAGATATTAATAAGAGAAAACAGCCAATGTCGATGGAGCAGAAAAATCTCTTGATAGAGTACATGCGGGCCCATCCacaactaaaacaaaagttttcttCAACATACACAAGAAAGGATTCCATCACAATGTGGACAGAgataacaaatattttaaacgCTACTCCAGGAACGCAGAAAGATTGGAAAGACTGGAGAAAG AGTTGGCATGACATTCAGTCTAGAGTGAAATCGAAGAAGGGGAGATTGAACAGCTACTACTCAGGAACAGGAGGAGGGCCTGCATTGCCTGATCTGAGTCAAAGTGAGGAAATAGTAGTGGAAATAATAGGCAACACAGCTATTGAAGGAATGGGGAATGTAAGAGAATCGGAGGTTGCAGAAATTAACATGAATTATGAAACAGCTGAGGACCACGATCTAGAGCTGGATGAAACAAATATTCAAGGTGATGAATTAACCCAACCTGTCTCTCTTAGTGATACACCTACTACATCAGGTGCATCTCTAAGACAGAAAGGTCATGTAGAGGCGACTACAAATTCTGCTTCTGCAGCATCAAAACCAAGGAATGTGGCCACTCAACGGTTGGACACAGCAATCAACCAAAGTAGTGAAGCACTTCAACTCTTGTCAGACAAATTAGAAGTAAAAAGAGAGTACTACAAAAGCAAATTGGAACTGATGAGAAGAGAGGTGACAGCAAAGGAGAACATAGTGTCAGAATTAAAAAAAGTGAATGTCTATCTATCTCAACAGTTTCCAGATGTAGATGTTTCCAAACTTTAG
- the LOC126891427 gene encoding putative nuclease HARBI1, translating to MNVEDLVLENMLNVVREAEILVENGRERHFYDRFRLDPFQHLSENMFIRMFRLNKELVRNLIQMLDPFLAPPRRPHDLDKQTKVLVALKFFASGSYQLEIGANVWVGVSQSSVSRCIEEVSAALNSDAIFNEHVKTPSTIRECEIIRENFNQKFGFPGVIGVIDCTHVAIVPTTFKRK from the exons atgaatGTGGAGGATTTGGTATTAGAAAATATGTTGAATGTTGTGAGGGAAGCGGAAATTTTAGTCGAAAACGGCCGTGAAAGACATTTCTATGATAGATTTAGGTTAGATCCGTTTCAACATCTCTCTGAAAATATGTTCATTCGGATGTTTCGTTTGAACAAAGAATTAGTGAGAAATCTAATACAGATGCTAGATCCTTTTCTAGCGCCTCCTAGGAGACCTCACGATTTGGACAAACAAACTAAG gTACTGGTGGCATTGAAATTTTTTGCGTCTGGTAGCTACCAGCTGGAAATTGGTGCGAATGTATGGGTAGGGGTTAGCCAGTCTTCTGTAAGCCGGTGTATAGAGGAGGTTTCAGCTGCTCTCAATTCTGATGCGATTTTTAATGAACATGTAAAAACCCCTTCAACAATAAGAGAATGTGAAATCATACGAGAAAA TTTCAACCAGAAGTTTGGGTTTCCCGGAGTTATAGGAGTTATTGATTGTACTCATGTAGCTATCGTACCTACCACCTTCAAGAGAAAATAA